The proteins below come from a single Caulobacter segnis ATCC 21756 genomic window:
- the phnD gene encoding phosphate/phosphite/phosphonate ABC transporter substrate-binding protein, which produces MINRRSALVIAAAFSALALASCGKAPQTPADKDTITFSILSTESAQNMESYWKPILADMEKQTGLKVKPFFSSNYSSLIVAMGAKQTDLGWFSNQSGLEAVRRSNGEVFARTFDPSGTDGYKSVIIVPAGSKIQSVQDLLKCDKSLNFGIGDKKSTSGTLAPMTYVFIPANKKPEDCFKTVISANHQANLFAVANGKLDAATNNSTAIGLSKARGEGVTDRVRVIWQSPTLPEDPIVWRKDLDPAIKEKLRQFFLTYAQGDTPEAAQQRGYLKKLSIGGFKPADDSHLLVVREMEATEQLGLAREAGDQAKIAAAQTSLDQIKSERVAAEGKAGLASTPAN; this is translated from the coding sequence ATGATCAACCGTCGTTCGGCCCTCGTGATCGCCGCAGCCTTTTCGGCCCTGGCGCTCGCTTCGTGCGGCAAGGCTCCCCAGACGCCCGCCGACAAGGACACGATCACCTTCTCGATCCTGTCGACCGAGTCCGCCCAGAACATGGAGAGCTACTGGAAGCCCATCCTGGCCGACATGGAGAAGCAGACCGGCCTCAAGGTGAAGCCGTTCTTCTCGTCGAACTACTCGTCGCTGATCGTGGCCATGGGCGCCAAGCAGACCGACCTGGGCTGGTTCTCGAACCAATCGGGCCTCGAGGCCGTGCGCCGCTCGAACGGCGAGGTCTTCGCCCGCACCTTCGACCCGTCGGGCACCGACGGCTACAAGTCGGTGATCATCGTGCCGGCCGGCAGCAAGATCCAGTCGGTCCAGGACCTGCTGAAGTGCGACAAGTCGCTGAACTTCGGCATCGGCGACAAGAAGTCGACCTCGGGCACCCTGGCGCCGATGACCTACGTGTTCATCCCGGCCAACAAGAAGCCCGAGGACTGCTTCAAGACCGTGATCAGCGCCAACCACCAGGCGAACCTGTTCGCCGTGGCCAACGGCAAGCTGGACGCGGCCACCAACAACTCGACCGCCATCGGCCTCTCGAAGGCGCGCGGCGAGGGCGTCACCGACCGGGTCCGGGTCATCTGGCAATCGCCGACCCTGCCCGAGGACCCGATCGTCTGGCGCAAGGACCTCGATCCCGCCATTAAGGAAAAGCTGCGCCAGTTCTTCCTGACCTATGCGCAAGGCGATACGCCGGAGGCCGCGCAGCAGCGCGGCTATCTGAAGAAGCTGAGCATCGGCGGCTTTAAACCGGCCGACGACTCGCACCTGCTGGTCGTGCGCGAGATGGAGGCCACCGAGCAGCTGGGCCTGGCCCGCGAGGCCGGCGACCAGGCCAAGATCGCCGCCGCCCAGACGTCGCTGGACCAGATCAAGTCCGAACGGGTCGCCGCCGAGGGCAAGGCCGGCCTCGCCTCGACGCCCGCGAACTGA
- the phnC gene encoding phosphonate ABC transporter ATP-binding protein → MTSDPVLSIRAASKTFGSRRALDAVSLDVARGEMIALIGPSGSGKSTLLRSIDGLQTIDPPGENGGEGVITAFGGAVQAKGKVSSEVRKARIRIGFIAQQFNLVGRLSLFSNVALGSLGRIPVLRGLFGAWPKETREAAMAALARVGVADYAAQRANTLSGGQQQRGAIARALVQKAKIILADEPVASLDPVSARKVMEILRDLNQTDGLTVVVTLHQVDYALRYCDRVVALKAGHKVYDGPATGLNREKLIDIYGPEFEDVFWEGAPQ, encoded by the coding sequence ATGACGTCGGACCCTGTTCTTTCGATCCGCGCCGCCTCCAAGACCTTCGGGTCTCGTCGCGCGCTGGACGCCGTCTCCCTCGACGTGGCTCGGGGCGAGATGATCGCGCTCATCGGGCCGTCGGGCTCGGGAAAATCCACCCTGCTGCGCTCGATCGACGGTCTGCAGACCATCGACCCTCCTGGCGAGAATGGGGGCGAGGGCGTGATCACCGCTTTCGGCGGGGCGGTCCAGGCCAAGGGCAAGGTCTCGAGCGAGGTGCGCAAGGCGCGCATCCGCATCGGCTTCATCGCTCAGCAGTTCAATCTCGTGGGGCGCCTGTCCCTGTTCAGCAATGTCGCGCTGGGCTCGCTGGGGCGCATTCCGGTCCTCCGGGGCCTGTTCGGCGCGTGGCCCAAGGAGACGCGCGAGGCGGCCATGGCGGCCCTGGCCCGCGTCGGCGTCGCCGACTACGCCGCCCAGCGCGCCAACACCCTGTCGGGCGGCCAGCAGCAGCGCGGCGCCATCGCCCGCGCGCTCGTCCAGAAGGCCAAGATCATCCTGGCCGACGAGCCGGTCGCCTCGCTGGACCCGGTCTCGGCGCGCAAGGTCATGGAGATTCTCCGTGACCTGAATCAAACCGACGGCTTGACCGTCGTCGTAACCCTGCACCAGGTGGACTACGCCCTTCGCTACTGCGACCGGGTCGTGGCCCTCAAGGCTGGCCACAAGGTCTATGACGGCCCGGCGACCGGCCTGAACCGCGAAAAACTCATCGACATCTACGGCCCGGAATTCGAGGACGTGTTCTGGGAAGGAGCCCCGCAATGA
- a CDS encoding type III PLP-dependent enzyme — translation MRTYHSPLDLVRERSPERPVALVRPDAVSVAARWFQSEFKGDVFYAVKANPSPWVIRELAQAGVRSFDVASLNEVELVANEAPGSRMAFMHPVKSRAAIAAAYFDHGVKTFSFDTHEELAKILDATGQAKDLNLIVRMGVQAEGAAYSLSGKFGVESHNAPALLLAARRATQDLMGVSFHVGSQCMRPTAFQAAMAQASRALVRAGVLADVVDVGGGFPSIYPGMVPPDLSEYLAAIDRGFAEMMVHETTELWCEPGRALVAEASSLLVKVELKKGDALYLNDGSYGSLFDAAHMKWPFPVKLFRKNGEVVEEGLKPFRFYGPTCDSVDHMPGPFYLPESVDEGDYIEIGMLGAYGVAMNTRFNGFGETDTVEVQDAPMASMYGLAKRSIPVVRQEAEERKIVRFSRPKGAAGKRKRRR, via the coding sequence TTGCGCACGTACCATTCGCCCCTGGACCTGGTCCGTGAGCGGTCACCGGAACGTCCCGTCGCACTCGTGCGGCCTGACGCGGTTTCCGTAGCTGCGCGCTGGTTCCAGTCCGAATTTAAAGGCGACGTCTTCTACGCGGTGAAGGCCAATCCTTCGCCGTGGGTGATCCGTGAGCTGGCTCAGGCCGGCGTGCGGTCCTTCGACGTCGCGTCGCTGAACGAAGTCGAACTCGTGGCCAACGAGGCCCCGGGCTCGCGCATGGCCTTCATGCACCCGGTCAAGAGCCGGGCGGCGATCGCCGCCGCCTATTTCGACCACGGCGTGAAGACCTTCTCGTTCGACACCCACGAAGAGCTGGCCAAGATCCTGGACGCCACCGGCCAGGCCAAGGACCTGAACCTGATCGTCCGCATGGGCGTGCAGGCCGAAGGCGCGGCCTACAGCCTGTCGGGCAAGTTCGGCGTCGAGAGCCACAATGCTCCGGCCCTGCTGCTGGCCGCGCGTCGCGCCACCCAGGACCTGATGGGCGTGTCGTTCCACGTCGGCAGCCAGTGCATGCGCCCGACGGCGTTCCAGGCGGCGATGGCCCAGGCCTCTCGCGCCCTGGTGCGCGCCGGCGTGCTGGCCGATGTCGTCGACGTCGGCGGCGGCTTCCCGTCGATCTATCCGGGCATGGTCCCGCCGGATCTCTCCGAGTACCTGGCGGCCATCGACCGCGGCTTCGCCGAGATGATGGTCCACGAGACCACCGAGCTCTGGTGCGAGCCAGGCCGCGCCCTGGTGGCCGAGGCCTCGTCGCTGCTGGTCAAGGTCGAGCTGAAGAAGGGCGACGCGCTCTATCTGAACGACGGGTCCTATGGCTCGCTGTTCGACGCCGCGCACATGAAGTGGCCCTTCCCGGTGAAGCTCTTCCGCAAGAACGGCGAAGTCGTGGAAGAAGGCCTGAAGCCCTTCCGCTTCTACGGCCCGACCTGCGACAGCGTCGACCACATGCCCGGCCCGTTCTACCTGCCGGAAAGCGTCGACGAGGGCGACTACATCGAGATCGGCATGCTCGGCGCCTATGGCGTGGCCATGAACACCCGCTTCAACGGCTTTGGCGAAACCGACACCGTCGAGGTGCAGGACGCCCCGATGGCCTCGATGTACGGCCTGGCCAAGCGCTCGATCCCGGTCGTCCGCCAGGAGGCGGAAGAGCGCAAGATCGTCCGCTTCTCGCGTCCCAAGGGCGCGGCCGGCAAGCGCAAGCGCCGTCGCTAG
- a CDS encoding glycosyltransferase family protein produces MSKVTLRWPVIVLILAFQSFCLLRHDLGHGAGYGHSYIYNATWLLDFNNTLAQGHFPPRWLHGAWTGLGAPSFYYYPPLAFYVAAFVRYAFGTIDYPLILAWATYLMVLGSGLSMFAWLRTRTGDAWALIGALIYVAAPYHLVSFYVRAAIGETAAYMTLPLFALCLERAAKSWNWVPGLALSAAALVMSHLLIAMLVFISIAPAFAAYLLLDAPPEKRRGVFLRCAAGAALGLILSASYLGPAMLMQKMALLRVMWGNDADPYKWALMHPAMWPSKPYSTSLALMAYGLAGAALGAIIGVAGRKMTSTQREVLAWSIGVLIAFALYAMPWVWRGVTGLALSKVQFPYRLLLGMEFAAITAVVLAFAHGRRRVPLAALVLIATIPLGYGLALQKPAIDFHLAQVGDSISPEAASHIACRLVPEEHLPAAFGGGPRYAADKYCMTQYDMPLAEAENDGARVTAANLFPDGSVAMAVEATRPTRIVLRKHYFPTWEIGFVQKGPDRAMATQPAGPEALLSFVAEPGAHTYRALIVRSSLEKVCDALTLAGLVFCLAWLGLSARRRLLSRSGRDDLLGRLRAFIGA; encoded by the coding sequence ATGTCCAAGGTAACGCTTCGCTGGCCAGTGATCGTGCTCATTCTGGCCTTTCAGAGCTTTTGTCTGCTCAGGCATGATCTCGGCCATGGGGCCGGCTATGGACACAGCTACATCTACAACGCCACTTGGCTTCTGGATTTCAACAATACCTTGGCGCAAGGCCACTTCCCGCCGCGCTGGCTGCACGGCGCGTGGACAGGCCTGGGCGCGCCGTCCTTCTATTATTATCCGCCCTTGGCCTTCTACGTGGCGGCCTTTGTGCGCTACGCGTTCGGCACCATCGATTATCCGCTGATCCTCGCCTGGGCCACCTACCTGATGGTGCTTGGCTCGGGCCTTTCCATGTTCGCTTGGCTGCGGACGCGAACGGGGGACGCCTGGGCTCTGATAGGCGCGCTGATCTATGTAGCCGCCCCGTACCATCTGGTTAGCTTCTACGTGCGGGCCGCCATCGGCGAGACCGCCGCCTATATGACCCTGCCCCTCTTTGCGCTGTGCCTAGAGCGCGCCGCGAAGTCGTGGAACTGGGTTCCAGGCTTGGCCCTGTCGGCCGCCGCCCTCGTGATGTCGCACCTGCTGATCGCCATGCTGGTCTTCATCAGCATCGCGCCCGCCTTCGCGGCCTACCTGCTGTTGGACGCGCCCCCCGAGAAGCGCCGCGGGGTTTTCCTTCGTTGCGCCGCCGGCGCCGCGCTAGGGCTGATCCTATCGGCAAGCTATCTGGGCCCCGCGATGCTGATGCAGAAGATGGCGTTGCTGAGGGTCATGTGGGGGAACGACGCCGATCCCTACAAGTGGGCCCTGATGCATCCCGCGATGTGGCCGAGCAAACCCTACTCAACCTCCCTGGCTCTGATGGCGTACGGGCTGGCGGGCGCGGCCCTTGGCGCGATCATCGGTGTGGCGGGCCGCAAAATGACCTCGACGCAACGCGAAGTCCTGGCCTGGAGCATCGGCGTTTTAATCGCCTTCGCTCTCTACGCCATGCCTTGGGTCTGGCGCGGCGTCACCGGGTTGGCGCTGAGCAAGGTGCAGTTCCCGTACCGCCTATTGCTGGGGATGGAATTCGCGGCGATCACCGCCGTCGTTCTGGCTTTCGCGCACGGTCGACGGCGGGTTCCGCTGGCGGCGCTCGTCCTGATCGCCACTATCCCCCTGGGATACGGCCTGGCCCTCCAGAAGCCGGCCATCGACTTCCACCTCGCTCAAGTCGGCGATAGCATCTCGCCCGAGGCTGCATCACATATCGCCTGCCGGCTTGTCCCCGAGGAACACCTGCCCGCCGCATTCGGAGGCGGTCCGCGCTACGCCGCCGACAAGTATTGCATGACGCAATATGACATGCCGCTGGCCGAGGCCGAGAACGACGGCGCCAGGGTGACCGCCGCCAACCTCTTCCCGGACGGCAGCGTCGCCATGGCGGTCGAGGCGACCCGGCCGACCCGCATCGTGCTGCGCAAGCACTATTTCCCTACCTGGGAGATCGGCTTCGTCCAGAAGGGGCCCGATCGGGCCATGGCGACGCAGCCAGCAGGACCCGAGGCGTTGCTGTCGTTCGTCGCCGAGCCGGGCGCGCACACCTATCGAGCGCTCATCGTCCGCTCTTCGCTGGAGAAGGTCTGCGATGCGCTCACCTTGGCGGGGCTTGTCTTCTGCCTGGCCTGGCTAGGCTTGTCGGCGCGCCGTCGTCTGCTGTCCCGATCGGGCCGTGACGACCTTCTGGGCCGACTCCGCGCGTTTATCGGCGCATAA
- a CDS encoding 1,9-bis(guanidino)-5-aza-nonane synthase, which yields MNAPVPNTKAELLQKVVEHVDITSYDARPIIDSMRKMSFSSRDTARAADIFNMALADKGCSTWLILAGSTSAGGCMHVYRDMVKNGMIDAVVATGASIVDMDFFEALGFKHYQAAGPVDDNVLRDNYIDRIYDTYIDEEELQACDHTILEICNKLEPRGYSSREFIWEMGKWLAEGNAKKEGSLIQTCYEEGVPIFCPAFVDSSAGFGLVKHQKEKLAAKQPYLMIDAVADFRELTDVKIAAGTTGLFMVGGGVPKNFAQDTVVCAEILGVEADMHKYAIQITVADVRDGACSSSTLKEAASWGKVSTTYEQMVFAEATTVVPLIASDAYWRKAWEGREKPRWNKLFGK from the coding sequence ATGAACGCTCCCGTTCCGAACACGAAGGCCGAACTGCTCCAGAAGGTCGTCGAGCACGTCGACATCACGTCGTACGACGCTCGCCCGATCATCGACTCGATGCGCAAGATGTCGTTCAGCTCGCGCGACACCGCCCGCGCGGCCGACATCTTCAACATGGCCCTGGCCGACAAGGGCTGCTCGACCTGGCTGATCCTGGCCGGTTCGACCTCGGCCGGCGGCTGCATGCACGTCTACCGCGACATGGTGAAGAACGGCATGATCGACGCCGTGGTCGCCACCGGCGCCAGCATCGTCGACATGGACTTCTTCGAGGCCCTCGGCTTCAAGCACTACCAGGCCGCCGGCCCGGTCGACGACAACGTCCTGCGCGACAACTACATCGACCGCATCTACGACACCTATATCGACGAAGAAGAGCTGCAGGCGTGCGACCACACGATCCTGGAGATCTGCAACAAGCTGGAGCCCCGCGGCTATTCCTCGCGCGAGTTCATCTGGGAGATGGGCAAGTGGCTGGCGGAAGGCAACGCCAAGAAGGAAGGCTCGCTGATCCAGACCTGCTACGAGGAAGGCGTGCCGATCTTCTGCCCGGCCTTCGTCGACAGCTCGGCGGGCTTTGGCCTCGTCAAGCACCAGAAGGAAAAGCTGGCCGCCAAGCAGCCCTACCTGATGATCGACGCGGTCGCCGACTTCCGTGAACTGACGGACGTCAAGATCGCGGCCGGCACCACGGGCCTGTTCATGGTCGGCGGCGGCGTTCCCAAGAACTTCGCCCAGGACACCGTCGTCTGCGCCGAGATCCTCGGCGTCGAGGCCGACATGCACAAGTACGCCATCCAGATCACGGTGGCCGACGTGCGCGACGGCGCCTGCTCGTCGTCGACGCTGAAGGAAGCCGCCTCGTGGGGCAAGGTCTCGACCACCTACGAGCAGATGGTGTTCGCCGAAGCCACCACGGTGGTGCCGCTGATCGCCTCGGACGCCTACTGGCGCAAGGCCTGGGAAGGCCGCGAAAAGCCGCGCTGGAACAAGCTGTTCGGCAAGTAA
- a CDS encoding acid phosphatase, whose product MRASWLVGLALLALTGCATLSGDAGTYPRYLPKSAFDARDHVPPPPAKGSPQAEKDRQIFLTTRALKDTPRWSLAQADNAEEKILDSYACALGYTPTRETNPKLAAMMLRMSRDVRSAVSGPKLKYMRPRPYLSENAPICINPSFGFRFSPDYPSGHATWGWTVGLLLSEVAPDRANPILARARAYGESRVICGVHNASSVQAGKHNAETLFAALWSSDAFKADLAAVRAESDEARAKAKPLDPARCTTEANLVGAPLF is encoded by the coding sequence ATGCGCGCATCTTGGCTGGTCGGCCTCGCCCTCCTGGCTCTGACGGGCTGCGCCACGCTGAGCGGCGACGCGGGGACCTATCCGCGCTACCTGCCCAAAAGCGCGTTCGACGCTCGCGACCACGTCCCGCCGCCGCCCGCCAAGGGCTCGCCCCAGGCGGAGAAGGATCGCCAGATCTTCCTGACCACCCGCGCCCTGAAGGACACCCCGCGCTGGTCGCTGGCCCAGGCGGACAACGCCGAGGAGAAGATCCTCGACTCCTACGCTTGCGCCCTGGGCTACACGCCAACGCGCGAGACCAACCCCAAGCTGGCGGCGATGATGCTGCGGATGAGCCGCGACGTCCGGTCGGCGGTGTCGGGACCGAAGCTCAAATATATGCGCCCCCGGCCCTATCTCTCAGAGAACGCGCCCATCTGCATCAATCCCAGCTTTGGCTTCCGCTTCTCGCCGGACTATCCCTCCGGCCACGCCACCTGGGGCTGGACGGTCGGCCTGCTGCTGTCGGAAGTCGCCCCCGACCGCGCCAACCCCATCCTGGCCCGCGCCCGCGCCTATGGCGAAAGCCGGGTGATCTGCGGCGTCCACAACGCCAGCAGCGTCCAGGCCGGCAAGCACAACGCCGAGACGCTGTTCGCCGCGCTCTGGAGTTCGGACGCGTTCAAGGCCGACCTGGCGGCCGTCCGGGCCGAGTCCGACGAGGCCCGCGCCAAGGCCAAGCCGCTCGATCCGGCGCGCTGCACGACCGAGGCGAACCTGGTCGGCGCGCCTCTGTTCTAG
- a CDS encoding Fur family transcriptional regulator has product MAHGASCDHDHHNHGVAGAALTAELEAAEARCSAADQRLTAPRRRVLELLLQAGQPVKAYDLISTFGGSGPPAKPPTVYRALDFLEKQGFAHRIESLNAYVACRKEADGHAAAFLICDCCGATREIEPKASAEIIAAGASAGYVLTGVTIEAHGLCAACKDA; this is encoded by the coding sequence ATGGCCCACGGCGCTTCCTGCGATCACGACCACCACAACCACGGCGTCGCCGGGGCGGCCCTGACGGCCGAGCTCGAAGCGGCCGAAGCCCGCTGTTCGGCCGCCGACCAGCGGCTGACGGCGCCCCGCCGTCGCGTGCTGGAACTGCTCCTTCAGGCCGGGCAGCCGGTGAAGGCCTACGACCTGATCTCGACCTTCGGCGGTTCGGGGCCGCCGGCCAAGCCGCCGACCGTCTATCGCGCCCTCGACTTCCTGGAGAAGCAGGGCTTCGCCCACCGGATCGAGAGCCTCAACGCCTATGTCGCCTGCCGCAAGGAGGCCGACGGCCACGCCGCCGCCTTCCTGATCTGCGACTGCTGCGGGGCGACGCGCGAGATCGAGCCCAAGGCCAGCGCCGAGATCATCGCCGCTGGCGCCTCGGCGGGCTACGTTCTGACCGGCGTGACGATCGAGGCCCACGGCCTCTGCGCCGCCTGCAAGGACGCCTGA